The Eubacterium maltosivorans genome includes the window AATTCATTGATATTTCCGGTAACACGGTCACTAAAACGAGCGCCAATGGCGATCAGTGTATCACAGTTGATCACAGCCAGATTACACTCCTGAGAACCATGCATCCCGACAAAGCCCAGTGAAAGCGGATTATCTCTCGGGATACAGCCCAACCCCATCAGAGAATTGGCGACCGGAATGCCTGCTTTTTCGGCAAAGGCAACCAGCTCCTCGCTTGCGCCCGATTTTAATACACCGCCACCAGCGTAAATCATAGGGCGCTCTGCCCGATTAATAAACTCTGCCGAGCGGACCAATGCGTCCCGGCTTGGTGTCGGAAAATAGTTTACAGGCTTCCGCTCGTCGCTCAGGGGGATATACTCTGTTTCAGTCATAAAAATATCCTTTGGAATATCAATGACAACAGGGCCCGGACGGCCCGTAGAGGCAATATTAAAGGCCTCATAAATAGATGGCGCCAGCATCGAAACATCCCTGACCTGGAAGCTGTGTTTTGTGATCTGCATTGTCACACTGACAATATCAATTTCCTGGAAGGAATCCTTTCCCAAAAGAGACTGGGCTACCTGTCCGGTAAAGACAACTAACGGTACAGAGTCCAGATAAGCATTGGCAATCCCGGTAATGGCGTTTGTGGCTCCCGGGCCTGATGTCGTGATTGCAACTCCCACCTTACCGCTGACACGGGCATATCCATCAGCTGCATGAACACCATTTTGTTCATGACAGGGCTCGATCTGGGTGATTGTATGATCCATCCGATAGAAAGCATCAAAAAGTGGTATGACAACGCCGCCCGGAAAAGAGAAAACGTGTTCAACTCCCAGCTCCTCGAGACAGCGTACGACAATCTCTGATCCTAATAATTTTTCTGCTTTTTTCATAGTTCTCTCCTCTATTTCTCTGGTTAACAACAAATATAAATCAATCGTACTGCCAGAAGTAATATCTGGCAGTACGATATTTTATAGCAGCCGCTAACCCTGACTATTCTAGAATAGCTCCCTTATTTGCAGAAGATACAAGCTTCGCATAACGGGCCAGGTAACCAGTTTTAATGTCTGGTTCTTTTGGTGTCCAGCCTTCCTTACGTTTAGCCAGTTCTTCCTCACTCACCTTCAGCTCGATGCTGCGGTTGGGAATATCAATGGCAATGGTATCGCCTTCCTCTACGAAAGCAATTGGACCGCCGGCCGCTGCTTCCGGTGAAACATGACCGACACAGGCGCCTCTTGTAGCGCCGCTGAAACGGCCGTCTGTAATCAATGCAACAGAGCTTCCAAGCCCTCTTCCCATAATGGCTGAGGTCGGGTTCAGCATTTCGCGCATACCCGGGCCGCCTTTCGGCCCTTCATATCGGATAACCACGACATCGCCAGGATTGATCTGGTCATTATTAATGGCTTCCTGCGCTGCCTCTTCGCTTTCAAACACCCTGGCAGGGCCTTCATGCTTAAGCATTTCCGGCACCACAGCGGACTGCTTAACCACACAGGTATCTGGTGCCAGACTTCCTTTCAGTACGGCAATGCCGCCTGTTTTACTATAAGGGTTCTCCACTGGGCGGATGACCTCAGGATTCATATTCTGAACCCCCTCAATATTTTCACCCACTGTTTTTCCTGTGACGGTGATTAAATCGGTCTTTAACAGGCCAAGTTTATTGATTTCACTCATAACTGCATAGATTCCGCCAGCAGCGTTCAGGTCTTCGACATAAGTATGGCCCGCTGGTGCCAGGTGGCACAGATTCGGTGTTTTTTCGCTGAGCTCATTGGCAATTTCCAGATTCAGGTCTA containing:
- the ilvB gene encoding biosynthetic-type acetolactate synthase large subunit, which gives rise to MKKAEKLLGSEIVVRCLEELGVEHVFSFPGGVVIPLFDAFYRMDHTITQIEPCHEQNGVHAADGYARVSGKVGVAITTSGPGATNAITGIANAYLDSVPLVVFTGQVAQSLLGKDSFQEIDIVSVTMQITKHSFQVRDVSMLAPSIYEAFNIASTGRPGPVVIDIPKDIFMTETEYIPLSDERKPVNYFPTPSRDALVRSAEFINRAERPMIYAGGGVLKSGASEELVAFAEKAGIPVANSLMGLGCIPRDNPLSLGFVGMHGSQECNLAVINCDTLIAIGARFSDRVTGNINEFMRDKKIIHIDIDPTEFEKNIQVNVHIQANIKDVLPALSKLVEEKKHPEWYKQIAEWPLPERPKDEYNPKNMLEHINQVFEDAYVVTEVGQHQMWVGQYWKFKFPGQYVTSGGLGTMGFGLGAAVGVQLAKPDKDVILVAGDGSFRMNCQELITVKRYNLPIKIFLFDNQTLGMVRQWQKLFNEKRYAQTDLDQGTTDYLKLAAASGIKGFEVNTLEELDDALEKIKEMKEPVLVHCNISKEEGVYPMVPAGKPIDEIYYE